The nucleotide sequence GGTGCTCGGTGGCGGCGAGGCCGCCCGCCCAGTTGGTCGCGCCGATGCTGGGCACGCTGCTGTCCGGCAGGTCGATCGGGTCGATGACGACGAGCGCCACCCCGCCCCGCTCGACCTGGGCGCGCTGGGCCTGGGTGACCGACGCGGTGACGAGGATGACGCCGTCGCTGTGGTGCAGGACCGGCAGTGCGGCCCAACTCGACGGCGTGGCTTCGCCGGGCGGGACGAGCGACACGACGGTGCCGACGCCCCGCCCCGCGCACTCGGCCTCGACGCCGCGCAGGATCTCCACCGCCCACGCGCTGTCCAGACCGCCGATGATCAGGTCGACCAGGCCCGACCTGCGTGCCCTGCCCTGCCGGCCGGGCGGGAGGTAGTTGTGGGACCGCAGCAGGCCCTCGATCCGTTCGCGTGTCGAGGGCGCGACATCGGAGCGGCCGTTGATCACCTTGGAGACAGTGGCCTGGGAGACCCCCGCCTCTGCGGCGATGACCGCCAGAGTCGCACGCTGCTCGCTCAACTTCTCTCCTCTTCGACGCCGTCGATCGACGACAGATATCGCAAACTTTCGAAGAGTTTCTGGTCGGCGCGACGGCTTGTCAAGCCCAGCATCACGCGCTTCCCGAGATAAATCGGTGAGAGGTCTTGACCGTGCAGCCGGACGTTCCTAGTTTATGGCACCACAGAATTCGAGAGTATTTCGAAAGGTTTTCGGGCGCAAAAAGGGCATCGCACCCGGCATCCCCATCACGGAGGTCCCATGGCCAGCACTCTCCCGAGCCGACGAAACTTCCTGGCGCTCGCGGGCTTGACCGCACTGTCCGTCTCCATGACCGCGGCCTGCGGGACCGGCGGGTCGGGCGGCGGGGCGTCGGCCGACGGCAAGGTGAGGTTCGAGTGGTGGAACATCGCCACGACGGAACCGGGCAAGTCGCTCTTCCCGCAGATCGCCACGGCGTTCACGACCGCCCACCCGAACGTCGCGATCAACACGACCTCGTTGGAGAACGAGGCGTTCAAGTCCAAGCTGACCGCCACCACCTCCTCGGGCAAGCTCCCCGACGTCTTCCAGACCTGGGGCGGCGGCGTGCTCCAGCAGCAGGTGGACGCCGGGCTGGTCGAGGACCTCACCGACCTCCTGGACTGGTC is from Streptomyces venezuelae ATCC 10712 and encodes:
- a CDS encoding LacI family DNA-binding transcriptional regulator gives rise to the protein MSEQRATLAVIAAEAGVSQATVSKVINGRSDVAPSTRERIEGLLRSHNYLPPGRQGRARRSGLVDLIIGGLDSAWAVEILRGVEAECAGRGVGTVVSLVPPGEATPSSWAALPVLHHSDGVILVTASVTQAQRAQVERGGVALVVIDPIDLPDSSVPSIGATNWAGGLAATEHLLDMGHRRIAAIGGRKEMLCSQARIDGYRAALERAGIEVDRDLIRFGDFQHEGGFRRAQELLALPEPPTAIFAGSDQQAMGVYEAARQRGLSIPRDLSVVGFDDLPMCEWLSPPLTTVRQPLEEMGRLAARTLFQLLEDQPLVSPRMELSTELKLRDSTARP